In Roseofilum reptotaenium CS-1145, a genomic segment contains:
- a CDS encoding response regulator: protein MFPSPEHPTPLRVLIVEDDPMMQLGLEQTLTEFPHLEIIGQAEDGYLGVQAAKQLKPDLVVMDIGLPRLDGIAATQKIKAELPHTRVVMLTSHTTENEIIAALSSGADAYCIKGANVDRLLAAISAAQEGATYLDPQIARQVISHLKPPTPQGNIANLSERESEVLKLMVEGYSNPQIAEQLYLSPNTVKTHVRGIMNKLAVDDRVQVAVKALREGLV from the coding sequence ATGTTTCCTTCCCCAGAACACCCGACTCCCTTAAGGGTTCTCATTGTTGAAGATGACCCCATGATGCAACTAGGCTTAGAACAAACCCTAACCGAATTCCCCCACTTGGAAATTATCGGCCAAGCGGAAGATGGTTACCTTGGCGTTCAAGCCGCCAAACAACTCAAACCCGATTTAGTTGTCATGGATATTGGTCTGCCTCGCCTAGATGGCATTGCTGCCACCCAAAAAATTAAAGCTGAACTCCCCCATACACGAGTCGTCATGCTCACCTCTCATACCACGGAAAATGAAATTATTGCCGCCCTCTCTAGTGGAGCAGATGCCTATTGTATTAAAGGTGCTAATGTAGACCGACTCTTGGCCGCGATTTCTGCTGCTCAGGAAGGAGCAACCTATCTCGATCCCCAAATTGCCCGTCAAGTGATTAGTCATCTCAAACCCCCCACTCCCCAAGGCAATATTGCCAATTTATCAGAGCGTGAATCAGAAGTGCTGAAGTTAATGGTGGAAGGATATAGCAATCCTCAGATTGCCGAGCAACTCTACCTCAGTCCGAATACGGTCAAAACCCATGTACGGGGAATTATGAATAAGTTAGCGGTCGATGACCGGGTACAAGTGGCGGTAAAAGCTTTGCGAGAAGGGCTGGTGTAG